From Ignavibacterium sp.:
TTTGGGAAATCCTCTTAAGCATCTTGCAATACTGATTACAGCATCTGATTTTGTGAGATAAGTATCGCCATCAACAAGAATGAAAGTATCAAATTCATCCGTTGGCAGATTGAATCTTTTCAGCAATTCCTGTCCTGCTTTCGATTGAAGTGAAGAGAAAAGGAAAAGATTTTTGTTATCACGATCAATTATAAAATTCACCCAATAATTACAAAAGTTACAAACACCATCAAATAGAACAATCTTTTTATTCATTTCTTACAATAAGCTTGATTAATTCAATTTTAGTTTGAGTTGCTTTAACAATGATAATATCATAATTATCAATCAGGAACGACTCGCCTTGTTTCGGTATTCTTCCAAGCCGATTTTCAATATATCCGGCAACTGTTTCGTAATCTCCTTCAGGAATTCCTATTTTATATTTTTCATTCAGATGATCAATTTCAACTTTACCACTAATTAAATAAGTATCTCTTGAAATTCTTCGGCAGATGTGTTCTTCAACATCATATTCATCTTTTATTTCACCGAAAAGTTCTTCAATAATATCTTCCATCGTTACAATTCCCGCTGTGCCACCAAATTCATCAACCACAACAGCAATGGAAATTTTACTTTCCAGTAACTCATTCAAAACTTCGAGACTTCTCTTGGTTTCAGGATAAAATTTAATTTCACGCAGAACTTCAGTTATAGTTTTGGGATTGGCGAATAAATCTTTGGCGAGAATAACACCTTTGATGTTATCCAGGTTTTCTTCATAAACAATTAACTTAGAATAACCTGAATCAATAAAAGTTTTATGAACATCCTCTATTGATGAATGAATTTCGACACCAACAATTTCAGTTCTGGGACGCATTGCTTCATAAACTTTTTGTTCGCCAAGGTCAATTACTTTTTCGATTATATTTTTTTCCTGAGGCAAAACTTTTCCAGCTTTATGTCCTTCATCTAAAAGAGCTTTAATATCTTCTTTATCAAACAACTGAGAAATATTTTCAGCTTTCTGGGAACTAACATTGGAAGTAAGTTTATCAGAAATAAATGTCAATGCTTTTATGAAAGGGAATAAAATTGTTGTAATTATCCTGAGAATCGATGATGAAACAATGATAAATAAATCAGCGGTTTCGTGAGCGAAATATTTTGGAATTAATTCACCAAAAAATAAAAGTAAGAAAGTAGTTATTGATAAGATTTGTATTTCGGTTAAGTTAAATAAAGATGCTAAAATGACCGCACTTAATGATGCAAAAGCAATATTAACAATATTATTTCCAAGAAGGATTGTAGAGAAAAATGTATTCGGATTGTTCAGATAGTAAGCAACATTTCTTGCAACTAAATCTTTCTTTCTGGTTTTGACTTCAAGCTTGAGTTTGTTGGCAGCAATGTAAGCTATTTCTGTAGAGGAAAAATAAGCACTAAGTATAAGCAGCACTATTAGTAATAAAATTTCAGTAACCATCAGTAAGCTCTGGTAAGAGTAATTTCTTTCAAATCTTCTTCAACTTTATCACCATTGAACTCAAAAACAAAATGAAAGTCAACAGATTCTGCTTTCATCATTGTTTCAGTTACTTTAATTCCCTGTTCAGAATAAAAATTAAATCTTATTACTTTCATTGAATCAGTTACAACTTCATCATAAAACTGAAGTAATGGTTGTGATTTGTGTATCAGTTCATCTTTGTAATAAACTTCTACAGATGAAAATTTCATCCTGTCTGCAAGTTGTTTTTCAATTTCAAAAGTACCGGAATAATGAAAAGAAGGTTCTCCGCCAGGCATTAAGTTTAACCAGCAATTAGTTTCAAGAATTGTAATTGATTTATCATTTTCTAATCGGGCAGTACTGCAGCAAGCATTCATAAACAAGATTGTAATAGCAATCAAATAAATAATTGATTTCATATAATTTTATAGATGATTAAAACTGTTACAATTGCATAACTGATAACGGTAAGAATCATCGGAATATCAGTCATCATAACCTGAGTTGTGTTTTCTCCCTGATTGCTCTGATATTCGAGATACATATATCTGAAAATTCCAAAGACGACAAAAGGTGTTGTATAAATAAGATTTTCTGTATTGAATACCGAAACAGTTCTCTGAGAAACTGTGTAAAGTGCATAACAAATAATCACGCCCGAAGCAGCAACAGTTGCCATCTGATTTGTGAAATTAGTTGAATACTCAGCAAGCACTTTGCGTGTTGATTTGTTGTTATCTGCAACCTGAACAAGCTCGGAGTGTCTTTTCATAACACCAAGAAAAAGTGAAATAAACATTGTGGTAAGAATTAACCAGCTTGAAACAGGAACATCAATTACTGCTGCACCAGCAAGCACTCTGATTGAAAATCCTGCTGCAATGCTGAATATATCAAGTATAACTATGTGTTTCAGATAGAATGAATATAAAATGTTGAGAATCAGAAAAGCATAAAGGAATGAAACGAATTGATAATTGAAAATAAAATAGGATGAC
This genomic window contains:
- a CDS encoding hemolysin family protein, with translation MVTEILLLIVLLILSAYFSSTEIAYIAANKLKLEVKTRKKDLVARNVAYYLNNPNTFFSTILLGNNIVNIAFASLSAVILASLFNLTEIQILSITTFLLLFFGELIPKYFAHETADLFIIVSSSILRIITTILFPFIKALTFISDKLTSNVSSQKAENISQLFDKEDIKALLDEGHKAGKVLPQEKNIIEKVIDLGEQKVYEAMRPRTEIVGVEIHSSIEDVHKTFIDSGYSKLIVYEENLDNIKGVILAKDLFANPKTITEVLREIKFYPETKRSLEVLNELLESKISIAVVVDEFGGTAGIVTMEDIIEELFGEIKDEYDVEEHICRRISRDTYLISGKVEIDHLNEKYKIGIPEGDYETVAGYIENRLGRIPKQGESFLIDNYDIIIVKATQTKIELIKLIVRNE
- a CDS encoding thiol-disulfide oxidoreductase DCC family protein — encoded protein: MNKKIVLFDGVCNFCNYWVNFIIDRDNKNLFLFSSLQSKAGQELLKRFNLPTDEFDTFILVDGDTYLTKSDAVISIARCLRGFPKALVLGKILPKFLRDLFYDLIAKNRYKIFGRKDSCRIPTAEEKSKFLE
- a CDS encoding decaprenyl-phosphate phosphoribosyltransferase, whose amino-acid sequence is MIKDYLKLIRVPQWIKNFFVFVPLLFSLHLFDKDYLLLSFKAFIVFSLASSFVYVVNDIIDIEADRAHPKKKNRPLASGKISKSSAIILSVVLLIVVLSSYFIFNYQFVSFLYAFLILNILYSFYLKHIVILDIFSIAAGFSIRVLAGAAVIDVPVSSWLILTTMFISLFLGVMKRHSELVQVADNNKSTRKVLAEYSTNFTNQMATVAASGVIICYALYTVSQRTVSVFNTENLIYTTPFVVFGIFRYMYLEYQSNQGENTTQVMMTDIPMILTVISYAIVTVLIIYKII